From Cucumis melo cultivar AY chromosome 1, USDA_Cmelo_AY_1.0, whole genome shotgun sequence, a single genomic window includes:
- the LOC103500777 gene encoding protein PAF1 homolog — protein MASYRPYPPQSSFGSAPAQNSIPPPPSQSASASSQQRGGATTQYNQNWGAYAGDASVPPAPSSSYPQNYNNQLHQTSNYHHQQYGTPRTQHPPPPPPHQSYPYAPQPPPPPPPDSSYPPPPPPPAPSQPPNLYYPSSQYSQGNQNQQSMQPPPPPSSPPPSSSIPPPPPPNSPPPPSASQQKAEGKNMGAHERDKGVSKDPSYGRRDRENSNHDKHQKHSGPPMPPKKANGPSGRMETDDEKKLRKKREFEKQRQDERHRHHLKESQNTILQKTQMLSTGKVHGSIVGSRMGERKATPFLSGERIENRLKKPTTFLCKLKFRNELPDTSAQPKLMSLRKEKDHYTRYTITSLEKTYKPQLYVEPDLGIPLDLLDLSVYNPPSVRVPLAPEDEELLRDDVLKTPVKKDGGIKRKERPTDKGVAWLVKTQYISPLSIESTKQSLTEKQAKELREMKGGRNILENLNNRERQIKEIEASFEACKSRPIHATNKNLYPVEVLPLLPDFDRYDDPFVVVAFDSAPTADSETFNKLDQSIRDAHESQAIMKSYMATGSDPSKPEKFLAYMVPSPDELSKDIYDEQEDVSYSWVREYHWDVRGDNVDDPTTYLVSFDDSEARYVPLPTKLVLRKKRAKEGRSSDEVEHFPAPARVTVRRRPTVATLEVKDPGIYSNSKRGSDIEDGIGRLHKHDRHHQDMDQYSGAEDEMSD, from the exons ATGGCTTCTTACCGGCCATATCCTCCTCAATCGTCTTTCGGTTCTGCCCCAGCTCAGAACTCCATTCCACCTCCACCATCCCAATCTGCTTCCGCCTCTTCCCAACAGCGAGGAGGAGCTACTACTCAATATAATCAGAACTGGGGTGCTTATGCCGGCGATGCCTCTGTGCCTCCTGCTCCTTCTTCATCCTATCCCCAAAATTACAACAACCAACTTCATCAAACTTCTAATTACCACCATCAACAGTATGGTACTCCCAGAACCCAACACCCTCCACCTCCTCCTCCTCACCAGTCCTATCCTTATGCACCTCAACCACCGCCCCCTCCTCCTCCCGATTCTTCCTATCCACCGCCTCCACCCCCACCAGCGCCTTCACAACCTCCTAATCTTTACTATCCCTCTTCACAGTATTCCCAGGGTAATCAAAACCAGCAGTCAATGCAGCCACCACCTCCGCCCTCATCTCCACCACCGAGTTCTTCAATCCCCCCACCTCCACCCCCAAATTCTCCACCACCTCCATCAGCTTCTCAGCAAAAAGCAGAGGGTAAAAACATGGGAGCACACGAACGTGATAAAGGAGTTTCCAAGGATCCCTCATATGGCAGGCGTGATCGTGAAAATTCAAATCATGATAAACACCAGAAGCATTCTGGTCCCCCAATGCCTCCCAAGAAAGCAAACGGTCCTTCAGGGAGAATGGAGACAGATGATGAGAAAAAACTGAGGAAgaagagagagttcgaaaaaCAAAGGCAAGATGAGAGGCACAGACACCATCTAAAAGAATCCCAAAACACTATACTGCAAAAGACCCAGATGTTATCTACTGGGAAGGTGCATGGATCAATTGTAGGATCCCGAATGGGGGAAAGGAAGGCCACTCCTTTTCTTAGTGGGGAGAGAATAGAAAATAGGTTGAAGAAGCCAACCACATTTTTGTGCAAGTTGAA ATTCCGCAACGAGCTTCCAGATACAAGTGCTCAGCCGAAGCTCATGTCACTACGGAAAGAGAAAGATCA CTATACAAGATATACAATCACATCACTAGAGAAAACCTACAAACCTCAGCTTTATGTTGAGCCAGATCTTGGAATTCCTCTCGATTTGCTTGACCTCAGTGTATACAA CCCTCCTAGTGTTAGAGTGCCCCTTGCTCCTGAAGATGAGGAATTATTACGTGATGATGTATTGAAAACTCCAGTTAAAAAGGATGGTggtataaaaagaaaagagcGTCCCACTGATAAAGGTGTTGCCTGGCTTGTTAAGACACAGTACATCTCTCCTCTCAGCATTGAATCCACGAAGCAG TCTTTGACTGAAAAACAGGCAAAAGAACTGCGAGAAATGAAGGGTGGACGCAATATTCTTGAGAACCTCAATAATAG GGAAAGACAAATTAAGGAAATTGAGGCATCATTTGAGGCATGCAAGTCACGCCCTATTCACGCCACTAATAAGAATTTATATCCTGTTGAGGTTTTACCTCTTCTACCTGATTTTGATAG GTATGATGATCCATTTGTTGTGGTAGCGTTTGATAGCGCTCCCACAGCTGATTCAGAGACTTTCAATAAGTTAGACCAATCCATTCGTGACGCTCATGAATCGCAG GCGATAATGAAAAGCTATATGGCAACAGGCTCAGATCCCTCAAAACCTGAAAAATTTCTTGCGTACATGGTTCCCTCTCCAGATGAG CTATCAAAGGATATTTACGATGAGCAAGAAGATGTCTCATATTCCTGGGTTCGTGAGTACCATTGGGAT GTACGGGGTGATAATGTGGATGACCCCACTACATATCTCGTTTCATTTGATGATTCAGAAGCTCGTTATGTG CCACTTCCTACAAAGCTTGTTCTTAGAAAAAAAAGGGCTAAAGAAGGGAGATCCAGTGATGAGGTTGAACATTTTCCAGCACCTGCAAGAGTGACCGTAAGGAGAAGACCAACTGTAGCTACTTTGGAAGTGAAGGATCCTGGG ATTTACTCGAATTCGAAAAGAGGATCAGATATTGAAGATGGTATCGGAAGATTGCATAAACATGATAGACACCACCAAGACATGGATCAATACAGTGGAGCTGAAGACGAGATGTCTGATTGA
- the LOC127143823 gene encoding uncharacterized protein LOC127143823 gives MLHLKHHCKRSFRILHSSFLTGINKPDCIVWNHIFDTHLVTPDNTKAEWTDPTAHLTIWTEKDVEYYFNTAVGDYNDIPGWGDVNYVITCINIKEHWLAIAADMRKCRIYVFDSMPNYVEQKLVDEALQMPARCIASLAISIGVNLHSDRFTYGPWPIRRSKATLQKGRSLDCGIFCTKFVECLVTASDLGCLTVPNMKLFRQQYVLELWANKYFC, from the exons atgttgcatctcaagcaccattgcaagcgttcttttagaatattacattcctcttttctg actggaatcaataaaccagactgcattgtttggaaccacatttttgatactcatctggtgacaccagataatacgaaagctgaatggacagacccaacagcacacctaactatatggacagaaaaagatgtcgaatactatttcaacactgctgttggtgattacaacgacataccagggtggggagatgtcaactacgtgattacctgcatcaacataaaagaacactggttggctattgcagctgatatgagaaaatgcaggatctacgtgttcgactcaatgccaaattatgttgagcagaaacttgttgatgaagctcttcaaatgcctgcacgatgcattgCCTCACTCGCGATTTcaattggagtcaacctccattcagatcgtttcacatatggcccttggccaatacgcagatcgaaggccacattacagaaagggcgttcattggattgtggaattttctgtaccaaatttgttgaatgccttgtaactgctagtgaccttggttgtctaactgtgccaaacatgaaactgtttagacaacaatatgtgctggaactttgggccaataaatacttttgctaa